From Actinomyces slackii, a single genomic window includes:
- a CDS encoding glycosyltransferase gives MRIAFFIDDYLPSVHGVATSTAAFRRALEDLGHEVFIVAPKAEGHIEHDDHIIRLSSSKYYVFDSREMANIYPGLAKRFDAYDFDVVHSQTQFSLGVLAHSVAKRQGIPHVTTIHTLYTELIDDYPVAIVAGLLAVSFAFPVALKSTPVLPRVHRDSIKHLRRSTIKAALSRHGWRLTAAFANKCDACLAPSQHLAQILIHDGGLSIPCTVLPNGIDTAFYRHARAEDSLIPKEPGQRFIICVARLSPEKRQIALVESLAHLPDPVRLILVGGGPSEAELRRRAEELGVAHRVVFAGMLPPEQVATLLKQADVFALASYHFDNQPMVFLEASAAGLPIVYCDERMTECLTERNAVLASGITGEDLARAFNEVLGDEARLESLRSGALEVSQDFDVATAAGRLIDLYTGLIEARR, from the coding sequence ATGAGGATCGCCTTCTTCATCGACGACTACCTGCCCTCCGTGCACGGCGTGGCCACATCCACCGCCGCCTTCCGCCGGGCCCTGGAGGATCTGGGCCACGAGGTCTTCATCGTCGCCCCCAAGGCCGAGGGGCATATCGAGCACGATGACCACATCATTCGCCTGTCCTCCTCGAAGTACTACGTGTTCGACAGCCGGGAGATGGCCAATATCTACCCCGGCCTGGCCAAGCGCTTCGACGCCTACGACTTCGATGTCGTCCACAGCCAGACCCAGTTCAGCCTCGGGGTCCTGGCGCACTCAGTGGCCAAGCGTCAGGGGATCCCCCATGTCACGACGATCCACACCCTCTACACCGAGCTCATCGACGACTACCCCGTGGCGATCGTGGCCGGGCTCCTGGCCGTCTCCTTCGCCTTTCCCGTGGCCCTGAAGTCCACCCCGGTCCTGCCTCGGGTGCATCGGGACTCCATCAAGCACCTGCGCCGCTCCACGATCAAGGCGGCCCTATCGCGCCACGGGTGGAGGCTCACGGCGGCCTTCGCCAACAAGTGCGACGCCTGCCTGGCGCCCTCCCAGCACCTGGCCCAGATCCTCATCCACGACGGCGGGCTGAGCATCCCGTGCACGGTGCTGCCCAACGGCATCGACACCGCCTTCTACCGACACGCGCGGGCCGAGGACTCCCTCATCCCCAAGGAGCCGGGGCAGCGCTTCATCATCTGCGTGGCGCGCCTGAGCCCTGAGAAGCGGCAGATAGCGCTTGTCGAGTCCCTCGCCCACCTCCCCGATCCGGTACGCCTCATCCTGGTGGGCGGCGGGCCCTCGGAGGCGGAGCTGCGACGCCGGGCCGAAGAGCTGGGGGTGGCCCATCGCGTGGTCTTCGCCGGGATGCTCCCGCCCGAGCAGGTCGCGACCCTGCTCAAGCAGGCCGATGTCTTCGCACTGGCCTCCTACCACTTCGACAACCAGCCCATGGTCTTCCTGGAGGCCTCGGCGGCAGGACTGCCCATCGTCTACTGCGATGAGCGGATGACCGAGTGCCTCACCGAGCGCAATGCCGTCCTCGCCAGCGGCATCACGGGGGAGGACCTTGCCCGGGCCTTCAACGAGGTCCTGGGCGATGAGGCGCGTCTGGAGAGCCTGCGCAGCGGGGCCCTGGAGGTGTCACAGGACTTCGACGTCGCCACGGCCGCAGGACGGCTGATCGACCTGTACACCGGCCTCATCGAGGCGCGCCGCTGA
- a CDS encoding DegV family protein: protein MPLAVVTDSAACLTPSLAQDHGIEVVALHAHTDETGASTTSRPSVEELARAYRSAGGRSREVLALHLSASLSGTMDNARLAAQQVSAEEPIEVEVIDSGTCSAALALAALAASGAGDLRHGAALARESAARSHQFFIIDSLAHLARTGRIDRTTARLGGVLGIRPILTVTPEGIRAVETVRGAARARRHLIAQAVHAAGGTALSGPRPPAEPVRLALQGQDPQILEETSAQLDQALEEAGAIVVERHILPIDEALQVHLGPGALGIAIAPARGLL, encoded by the coding sequence ATGCCCCTCGCCGTCGTCACCGACTCCGCTGCCTGCCTGACGCCCAGTCTCGCCCAGGACCACGGCATCGAGGTCGTCGCGCTGCACGCCCACACCGATGAGACTGGCGCCTCCACCACCTCCCGGCCCAGCGTCGAGGAGCTCGCCCGGGCCTACCGGAGCGCCGGCGGGCGCAGCCGAGAGGTCCTGGCCCTCCACCTGTCGGCCTCCCTGTCCGGCACCATGGACAATGCCCGACTGGCCGCCCAGCAGGTCAGCGCCGAGGAGCCCATCGAGGTGGAGGTCATCGACTCCGGGACCTGCTCGGCGGCGCTGGCCCTGGCCGCCCTGGCCGCCAGCGGTGCGGGGGATCTCAGGCACGGCGCCGCCCTGGCTCGCGAGTCCGCGGCCCGCTCCCACCAGTTCTTCATCATCGATAGCCTCGCTCACCTGGCCCGCACGGGCCGGATCGATCGGACCACGGCGCGCCTGGGGGGAGTACTGGGGATCCGCCCGATCCTCACCGTCACCCCCGAGGGCATCCGGGCGGTGGAGACCGTCAGAGGGGCGGCACGGGCGCGGCGCCATCTCATCGCCCAGGCCGTCCACGCCGCCGGGGGCACGGCCCTGTCCGGCCCCAGGCCCCCGGCCGAGCCCGTGCGCCTGGCCCTCCAGGGCCAGGACCCGCAGATCCTGGAGGAGACCTCCGCCCAACTCGACCAGGCCCTGGAGGAGGCTGGCGCCATCGTCGTCGAGCGCCACATCCTCCCCATCGACGAGGCGCTGCAGGTCCACCTGGGACCAGGCGCTCTGGGAATCGCGATCGCCCCGGCACGGGGCCTGCTCTGA
- a CDS encoding helix-hairpin-helix domain-containing protein — translation MGRRAASGKQSLDDLVRLACSTDPQEPERRPSRLAIAPRAAIIAGVILIGLALMLAMRAISGATAVPQPSGAPAHAASTASPGPTQEGASAPVLAPPDPGSASAPAVGGNPEGIVVVHVAGAVQAPGVVRLPHGSRVIEAIEAAGGASADADTDQLNLARILSDGEQVRVPRIGETLPEQPAGGDPAGPGATAGASAQQAGGRININTATASQLEELPGIGPALAKRIVEHREAHGPFGAVEDLTDVPGIGQAKMEALKEEATV, via the coding sequence ATGGGCAGGCGCGCAGCATCAGGAAAGCAGTCCTTGGACGACCTTGTGCGCCTGGCCTGCTCCACCGACCCGCAGGAGCCAGAGCGCCGCCCCAGCCGCCTGGCCATCGCGCCACGTGCCGCCATCATCGCAGGAGTCATCCTCATCGGCCTGGCCCTGATGCTCGCGATGCGGGCCATCAGCGGGGCCACCGCCGTGCCCCAGCCCAGCGGAGCCCCGGCACATGCGGCCTCGACGGCGAGCCCAGGGCCCACGCAGGAGGGCGCATCCGCCCCCGTGCTCGCCCCGCCCGATCCAGGATCGGCCAGCGCCCCGGCAGTAGGCGGGAATCCGGAGGGCATCGTCGTGGTGCATGTGGCCGGTGCCGTCCAGGCACCCGGAGTGGTCCGCCTGCCTCACGGCTCGCGCGTCATCGAGGCCATTGAGGCCGCAGGAGGGGCCAGCGCCGACGCCGACACCGACCAGCTCAACCTGGCCAGGATCCTGAGCGATGGCGAGCAGGTACGCGTCCCGCGGATCGGCGAGACCCTGCCCGAGCAGCCCGCCGGCGGTGACCCAGCCGGCCCAGGCGCCACCGCGGGCGCATCCGCGCAGCAGGCCGGGGGCAGGATCAACATCAACACTGCCACGGCCTCACAGCTCGAGGAGCTGCCCGGGATCGGCCCCGCCCTGGCCAAGCGGATCGTGGAGCACCGCGAGGCCCACGGCCCCTTCGGCGCGGTCGAGGACCTGACCGACGTTCCCGGCATCGGCCAGGCCAAGATGGAGGCCCTCAAGGAGGAGGCCACCGTATGA